The Biomphalaria glabrata chromosome 13, xgBioGlab47.1, whole genome shotgun sequence sequence CAATAAAATTGTGTTgatgttagttaaaaaaaattagttgctatatatatgcatattatTATTTGCCAGTTCGATATTTTAGTAGAAAGACCATGAGTGAGCAGATATCTACATGCAGCCAAAGTTACTCTTGAAGAAACTcaaaactggacagtattacaATTCTTTTCACTAAGCCTTTGGTTTTTGTCCTCTGCGTGTCTATGGCGTCATGTgacagattgtttttttttaaattgcagttCATTGCGTGCTATTGGTGATGGACAGAGGGACAAAGTTGACTTTCATGTCTagcaattttgtttatataatttaatagaAAGCCAAACAGCAGAAGATTTTGGCTTTGATGAATTTATTGATACGTTTGCATACTCGAAATCCAGAAAATGAAATTGTGTCTTCAGGAGCATTTGGTTAGTTCTTGTACAAttatgcatatttaattttgGTAACATTTTTTGATTTCATACCTTTCAATTTATTCTAAGAAAGTTTGAATAGTTTCCGACGTTGTTACAAACGTGACACTAGAAAGTATAATGGTTTTCGTTATGACCTTGTTAAGGACAAATATAAAGTACATTTTGAGGTTATACTCTTTCAAATTTTCAAAGTCTTACATTTTAATTCGTGTAAAAACTATTGAGAAATTTACATAAACAATTAACTTTCAAATTAAACCGACAATCATTTTACAGTTGTCTAACAATCAATGACTGAAGGGAattaacttaattttgtatgtttcaACAAGACAATATACCAACGAGTAATTCTTTAAGGGCCCGGGGGGGGGTGATACAATGAAccgaccgcaccgggtgacacccaacCTAGTGATCCCACTGCGTAGTAGTTCAATCTTAGGAGGAAATCTTATTCTAATGCGTAGCTGGCATACTGAGAACGGCATGAGATCTTTATATTAAATCAGCTATACTCTATAACCTATAGATGTGCCCCGTACCAAACTCTGTAGAAAGGTTTCTTAAAATCAATAGAAATATGAAAGAGATTCTGTTGATGTTGAAGGTAGAGTATCCCGAGGTGTAGGATTCTGTTGATGTTGAAGGTAGAGTATCCCGAGGTGTAGGATTTTGTTGATGTTGATGTTGAAGGTAGAGTATCCCGAGGTGTAGGATTCTGTTGATGTTGAAGGTAGAGTATCCCGAGGTGTAGGATTTTGTTGATGTTGATGTTGAAGGTAGAGTATCCCGAGGTGTAGGATTCTGTTGATGTTGATGTTGAAGGTAGAGTATCCCGAGGTGTAGGATTCTGTAGATGTTGAAGTTGAAGGTAGAGTATTCCGAGGTGTAGGCTTCTGTTGTGCTGATACATTGTTGTTCTTTGAAGTTGTGACCTCTTTCAACAGCTGGTTCGCCTTCTTACTGTCTTTTCTGTTTAGTCCCTACTTAATctcttgacatttttttctgaTATAATTTTGTCTTTTATCGATTGTAGatgatttaatataattttaacagCATTTTGCTGGGTTGGTTTATGAGGCTAATGTTAcagtagttttgacagagttgcaAATTGCATTTCTTTGGCAGGGCGATCATAAATGTTGGGTCCTGGGCTGGGGCCATTCTCCTGACTGTCAGATTTTGTTGCAAATCTTAAAAAGTGCGTTTATCATGGTTTCTCCTCACTAGAATAATTGTTAACTCCGACTGATTTTCAACTCCGActgagatttcaaagttataTAACTCTGAACAGTATTTAGTCAATCTTCTTATGACATCTTTTTCCTCAGTAAATCATCTATTGCTAGTTCTTTCACGTTTTGAGGTTATGAGGTCATTTAACAGCTGATTATCTTTTTTATTGTCGTTTCTGTTCAGTTCCTCCTCAATTTCCTTCCTCAATTTCTTGACATTTTTTATCTTCATCCGCGTCTTCTTCTTTCATTTCCTCCGTAGGTTGAAACTTTTGTATTCGTGGGCATATTTTGAGGAGGATATTTTACCCCTTTAAGCCCTGGTCGCTTGCCAAGGTTCAACTATAAGATACCTTGTTCAAATTCCAGAAACTCTGATTTACTAAAGGAAAAGACACAATCTTAAGTATATCTGATTAGAACAACAAATTGCCTATAAGTTTTAAACAGTAAACAAACAAAGCTACATAAATAAAGTTCAGTATTTATTCGGCACGTAAAaggtgtgggaggggggggtctAGTCCAATGTAACTGAGCCTCTGAAACACTGGGCAGATGTTACGCTGGTCCATTGGTCACTAAGGTTACAAGTTATACACACGCACAAAACATACCCCATCTATGTGAATCATTAAACTAAcacatgtaaaatgttttacatgttttggaagataatctacatccgtACCTAAgcatcccgcaggacgacatgggatggcagcgggcatcgtatgaacccgggaccatcgagacgaccgaacgacagtccagcgcgcagacCGCACGACCACGCTGCCATCTACCTACGTTTTTAAACTTTTACCTAATTCTTTACATTTTCAGAATTTTCAGCCATTTCCTAAAACGTACACATGTCCTTAAATTTACACACATGTCCTTAAATTTACACACATGTCCTTAAATTTACACACATTTACTTAAATTTGCACACATGTCCTTAAATTTACACACATGTCCTTAAATTTGCACACATGTCCTTAAATTTACACACTTGTCCTTAAATTTGCACACATGTCCTTAAATTTGCACACATGTCCTTAAATTTTCACACATGTCCTTAAATTTTCACACATTTCCTTAAATTTGCACACATGTCCTTAAATTTTCACACATTTCCTAAAACTTACACATATTTCCTTAAATTTTCACACATTTCCTAAAACTTACACATATTTCCTTATTCAGTTGCTAATATTTAAGTAAGCTTTCAAAAAACGAAAGTGATAAGTTTATCTCGTAAAAaagtcatagaatattatcttataaattacagacgttacttcaaaatacaatatatttacGTTCTACGCATATCCATGTGTTCATCTCATCATGCTTGTTAATTAGAAATTTCAACTCTGCTAAAtagttggttttcctgactttTAGGGAACCCGGTAGACCCCAAGCTTTGCTCTTGTGGTCATGCCACACCCGTTTCATACATTTCTGGACATTCTGCCAATAATGTATTGGCCTAGACGATTCGTAGCCAAGTCTATTTCATTATTACCAGATAACCAGATAGGCTTACACTTTGAgctcatagtaaaaaaaaaccggTAATTCTGCAATatttcaaggggcagccatctttgttactattttgttattgtttatgttccaaagaaatcccaagatagtgtcttaaaaaataccaagaattaacattacttctgtgttttcaaagcaatgctatagtttcttttaattttgactagGTGTCAATACAATACGTTTCTtattgttctgtcttctttttaattgttaaacattgtctagatctattctgaTATTATTCTGATATTATAGagaatctaaatttaactaggcctacaataaatatcagcacagtttattacaaaaaattaattgaccGTTATTGCCTTTAAGAACCTTGTCATATTAATATAGTAATTAGTAGTTAGATTATGAGTCTAATTAAAAGACTTATTAGGCCTAGCCCTTAGATGATACcggtatagctagatctagcatattttttagcttcaaaaataaaaacaaacaaaactcaaATCAGAAAGAAAACCCAAGATACAAGATTACAGTCTAAACAATAAccaataacaaagatggctgccccttgaactcctgcagaattatccaaaaaaaaaacttctcagTCGGATGAGACTATACTAGTAGAAGACAAACAATTCCTGAAAGGTGGATGGACAGAGGAATCTTTGAATTTGAATATCTTTTAATGGTAGTGGAGATCGTCCATACAAAATTAAGATGCCAGCAACACAAACATGCTTCGACGCCGTGACGAAGATAGTGATCAGAAGACgcgaaataaataattaaaataagctTTTGAACCAGAGTTCGAAGCTATGTGTCTTAAGCAGGATACAGCTCTGTATCTTAGGGAGGGCACAGCTCTGTGTCTTAAGGAGGACACAGCTCTGTGTCTTAGGGAGGGCACATCTCTGTCTTAGGGAGGGCACAGCTCTGTGTCTTAGGGAGGGCACAGCTCTGTGTCTTTGGGAGGGCACATCTCTGTGTCTTAGAGAGGGCACATCTCTGTGTCTTAGGGAGGGCACATCACTGTGTCTTAGGAGGGCACAGCTCTGTGTCTTTGGGAGGGCACATCACTGTGTCTTTGGGAGAGCACAACTCTGTGTCTTAGGGAGGGCACAAGAAGAAAAGAAGAACATAAATCCCAAGATTTCGAAGAGACCAGAGTTGTTCAATGTTCCCGCTACATTGACAAACTGCACTAAATGTCTTCATTACTTTACGTTTAAATTTCCTTTCCGTCAAACGTTCGGACTGGATTCAACTGACGGCTGAGTCCATTGAGAATTTGAATAATAACCAGTAGATACACATCATTTTAAAACCAGAGACTCTGATCGAGATCTAATATCTGTTTATGTTATACTTAGGCCTTATCTTTCTTAAGTCTATGTATCTTCAAACATCAGAGTGAAAAAGGTTCTAActatttgttaacatttttaagaatattttttacatGTCTTTctgatatatttaaaattatttgaaattttGCAATAGTGAAAAGTGGCCGAGAGGTTACGTACGCTTCAGCTTGGCTTTACTACCCATCAATGGGGGATCAAGGTTCGACAccagttgtgtttactgagcgcctataggcagcatggaaaaactTCTCCCATATACCCCGaactggttcacaaatgagatttgatcagagaatgctataagtatgaaagtTGCGCTCTAAAAAGCTATTTACAAAtagtctgtttaaaaaaatatcacttcTTTTATATAGTTGTCtaaattttcaatatttattttctgtGCCGGAGTGGAATAAACAGACAATGCACTATAGATCACTTTGCAGGAGAAAATTTCGCCCTTtattaatgataaaaataaagaacaatatacgaaagaaatacaattttaaacgaTTTTAGATTTTGAAAACGTTTTAGTTAGCAAATCTGGGCGAGGTTGCAATCTTTCACAGCAAACTTGCAACAATTTTATAAGCGTGCCTCTAAATTGTTTGTTAACACCAACATAAATGATAAAGTTACACGAGCTGTTGATACAGCTGACAGTGTTCATGAGCTGATAGAAAAGCCTCCCTATGTTCGTTGGGTTGTCGTCTGTCAAAGAGTACGAGGCATACTCTTCAGAAATGTACATTGGTATTGCCAGAAGGGTTGCAGTGACAAGGTAGACCGCGCAAACTGCCAACAAGGTTTTTGTTGTTCGACTCGTGGATCGTACTGAGGatgtcattttctttcttttgatgGAAGTTATTTGAATTTGAATGAAAATTGCTATACACCCAATCAAAGTGAAAATCGGTGGGGTATAAATGCAAGCGTATAGAAATACTTCTTGAAAAATAGCAATACTTGATCGAttgttaatgaaataaatagatctTTTAATAAGTCCAAGAGATGTGTTTCTTATGGGGTCAAAAGCACATTCGAAATCTTGCCAAAAGCTAATGTAGACACATAAGGAAAGCCAATAGACAGCCACGCCAATAATAGTGACCCAAGTTTTCTTTGGCGTCAGAATTCTGCTAGAATGGAAGGGAAAGAAAATGACCACTAGTCTCTCGGCTGTTATAAACATTGGCAGCATCAGGCTCATTAGGCCAATACTGTAGTCCAGCGCGGTGAAGAAAGTAAACAATACGAACAAAGCTTCACAGGCGGACTTTGAGTAGCCAACGTATTCTCGGTTCCACACGGCCTCGTAGATGATCTTTGGTACACTGTTGAAAGATATCAAGAAGATGATGTCGCAGAAAGCTAAGGTCACCAACAGAATGTTCGAACATTTGGACATCCCGTGTTTGACCAAGACAACGATGCTCAACACATTCCCCACAACACCGAAAATAGAAATGGCTGGAGTGATGCCAAACATGAGAATTTTCATCGCCAGCCATGTGTTTTGATCGTTGAGGATTTCATCAGCTAAAGTCAAAGTTTTATTCATCATTTTAAATGTAGTCTTTCTTCTACATTGAGCCTGTTACCTTTGAGCGTCAAGGAAAAAAATTTTAAGTTGATTTGAGAACAAATATAATAGTAACAGGGATGACTAAGAAAACCTAGCCGCTTTGTTTTGAGATTTTGTTACTACATTCTACGAAATTGTCATTCATTGGAGgacccctctccccccccccccatcccaaaaaatattttacgaCGATTTCTTTCTTCATAGTCTCAGACTGGTGGACAATTTAGTGACGAGGAGTTTAATGGGGGAGACAAAATATTGACAAGATAAACGACCTTACCGAGCTAACAACACCAGTTAAGATGAAAATGCACTTTTCTAGTTAAGCCCCAGGCATGCTACACTAAgctatgagagagagagagagagagagagagagagagagagagagagagagagagagagagagataccaaTGCATGACTTAGAagagattaataaaaaaaaattatttgagtgAGTTTAACGGTAAAACCGATACTCACAATTTTAGATAATGATTCAGCTGCAGACATTAATTAACTGAAAGGATAACCACCTGATAACAACCTCCGATGATAtttcagaaaataatatttagaaaGTTATTATACAATTTCAGATTTCTCTCAACTTAAAATCGtagaagagtaaaaaaaaattaattaatattcatGCTTAGAACTGAGGGGGTGGGGAGATTTATTTTTAGGGCAGTGTGACTTTATGGCTTCACGTATTTACGTCACAAAGAGGCCCACTCAAAGAAAGTAGATATACAGCTGCGCAGAACATTTAGACCTATTCTATATTGTGATATAAACATACAGAACATTGGCAAtcaatacattaaatatatttctgtCAAGTGATCAATTGTGacataaaaatagatttattattaattagatgaataaataatttttttttctttaattatttattatgataGGACAAGAAACGAGTGAATATCTCTGACAAGGTATATAATCTAGAAGTATGAAGTTAGTTGAAATGTAGTGTTTAAACAAGTCAGTAGGAGGCTGGTTGGAATATTCAAAACAcagaacttttgttttaaaagtagaaacattgaaaataggAAGTGGTTGAACAGAGTTTTAAAACGTAGCCCCTACTAATGGAGGTTGTCCTGCAGGCAGTTTCCGAAAGTGACAGCTGGAGATCTCTTACAAAAGCTGCGTGAAACACATTTGAGGACCACAAGGAAATCAACTGGCGAACACAGTGGTTAAAGGCGAAGAAAGAACTTAAGTCGTTCACCGTCCGCTGTGGATGTGGaaaaatttgtaggtcacatCTAGGTCTGCGTAGCCACACGAAATACTACACTTCTCATAACTATTCGAAGCCTTATAACTAATATATCAATAGTGTCCTAGACGTCAATGCCTTGTTTTGATTGAAGGATAGTAAGTGTTGCACTAAACTCTGTTACAGAcaaattactttttgttttttttcttagacatttgtTCCTGgaagataacaaaaaaatattctggGCGTAATGTATTGTTTAGATGTGATGATGCAACCTACCCTCTAGATAGGACACCGTGAGGCTTTCAGATAAAAGAACGTCTTTGTTAAAAGTGTTATTGTTCCTGATTATATCTTAAACcaaaaaaatgtatgaaaatGAAACTTAGTCCAAatcatatgaatatatatatcatgAAATGACCCAAAGCAAACGGCGTAGAGAGTCTTAGCTATTTCTCGCCAAAgatgttggcttattattaCATCATCTCTAGCAATGTTCAATGACGTCATGTCgccaatatttctttttatcgccttcaaacattaaaaaaaaattatactctTCAAATCAGTATATCCAGTTATTCTCCCGGTATCAAGAAAGTCCAACATCACGACAACACTGTTTGTCTCTCGGTATCGAGAAATTCGAACATCATGACTTCACTGTTTGTCTCTGGGTATCAAGAAAATGCAACATCATGATGTCACAGTTTGTCTATCAGCAGCACGAAATATTCCTCTCTGACTTGTACACTACCTGCGCCCTTTGTCACATTTACTACCAGCCTTGCTGCATGCTTCTGTGTTACATCTCACTTCCTAGAAATCGCATTTACTCGTTTGAAATCATTCAGTCCCATTGCATTTCAGCTTTGGGTAGCTTTGTGCAGGATCCATTTGTACAATATTGCTTTGTTTTAATAGGTGCCAATACATTATGAGATGATTAAAAACACTGTATTTGGAAACGCGCCAATTGAACTTCCACGTTGTTATTAGCGATCAAGATGGGCAtatgaacatttttacaaagcttatattaactctgtctgtctgtatggtaaaaattttgtacacggTATTTCTCCAATAGctaatctcggattaagctgaaatttatcattattattaattttaccagacaacaaaagaatcaataaaaaattaaccaatcagttaattaactattggtaattaattattttgtttggtatcttggacaagggaaaaaatcgtacttgacagatgtggtggtataagctgaattagtccccttgaaccctgagtgaaatttttttttatgcattaaaaaacaagatcatgtaaacattcacattcttccctccccctttcacaactagTCCAGTCAAGTGATAGTATCACAGtgaattgagaaagctaaaagctaaacaaaatcaattggtaaaaatatgcCAGATATGATTACACTTTTATATGACTGATACAAGCTAACTGATACAataacacttaatataagcttatgttttttttaaaagtattttaaaaaatttattattgttttctgTCTGCTACTTTAATCGTCGTCAGAAACCATAAAACGCCGCAAGAGAATATGTTTTGTGAATGTTGTTTTAGTATTTCTGCCAATGTACATGAAAACCTCTGAATTTATGTAGAAAATATAGAAATAGCCtcgaaaaactttttttaaaaatctcttttgACAACTTTATTTTAGTGATGTCAGAAGCTCGTAATCCTGCCACTACTAGCTGTTGGAGCTAATCCATGCTTATAGAGAAGTTAACTATTAAATCTGATGAGATCATAATTGTAGAACATTAAAGTCAAGTAACTCTAAGGAAACATTTGAAGACGATAGATTCCGGGCATCA is a genomic window containing:
- the LOC106053005 gene encoding neuromedin-U receptor 2-like, with translation MMNKTLTLADEILNDQNTWLAMKILMFGITPAISIFGVVGNVLSIVVLVKHGMSKCSNILLVTLAFCDIIFLISFNSVPKIIYEAVWNREYVGYSKSACEALFVLFTFFTALDYSIGLMSLMLPMFITAERLVVIFFPFHSSRILTPKKTWVTIIGVAVYWLSLCVYISFWQDFECAFDPIRNTSLGLIKRSIYFINNRSSIAIFQEVFLYACIYTPPIFTLIGCIAIFIQIQITSIKRKKMTSSVRSTSRTTKTLLAVCAVYLVTATLLAIPMYISEEYASYSLTDDNPTNIGRLFYQLMNTVSCINSSCNFIIYVGVNKQFRGTLIKLLQVCCERLQPRPDLLTKTFSKSKIV